ACCAATCGGTTGCGTCGCGCGAGTCGCGCGTGTCTGACGCGGCCGTGCACTTCCGGAAGTGCGATCTAAACAACGCGTCTCGTCCGCGGCTCCGGGAGCTCGATGGCTGAGGCGGAGGACTTCATCCAGACCGTTTGCGCTTACCCGCTGCTGTATAACGCGTCGCTGCACGAGTATCGCAGCGCGGAGCGGCGCGTGAAAGCGTGGCGGGAGGTCGCCGCGTCCATCGGTCTCTCCGGTCAGTGCGTCGACATCACGACCACATCATCTCCTCGGTGCTTCGCGCGGGGCATCACTGCATGAAATAATATCCATAAGTTCACGCGTAGGAGGATATTAACTCTATTAGGAGTATTAGGACTTCACAGTGACGCAGGAATAGAATTGTGACGCTTTCAGTGAtgcgtgttttatttttaatgcgcGGAacgttttattaatgtaaagtacatttttccATAAAGACTCTTTTGTGTTAGTTTCCTCGTGAAATCATCAAAGCCTGTCTTTTCCTAAGAGTCTGTGCAGATGAGGCGTGTTTTCtcttaattaaaaactaatatcagggtacacagaaaacaaatctTACTCCGAAGTGGTTGAATTTCACAAATGAGATGTCAACAAAGAGAAGGAAgagtcaaaattttaaatataaatcttgtAAAGGTCCGCTGCTTTGTTTGCAACTTGGAAAGAACTTACCTTTTTTCTTTGCAGCGTAATATTTTTGAGtgttttatggaaaataaagcGGCGTCTAATTTTATAACACTGATTATTTCTCTGCAGTGGTGGAGTGCAAGCTGAGGAGGGAAGAAGGAGGCCGGCGCTTGCGTTACAGAGAAACCCTGTCGTTCCTGGACGCTCGCGTCACCAAGAGGAAGCGTCTCGGAGACGCCGAGGCCCCGGAGCAGCTGGGGGCCCCCGAGGAGGAGAGTCACGCGAGAACGCCGTCGGTCTCCGCCAGCGGCCTCAAAGCCGAGCGAGCCTTCGACGAGGACGAGCTGTTTCTCCTGAGCTACGTCCCTGCCCTCAAAAGACTGACGCCGCAGAAAAGAGCCGCCGTCAAGATGCAGATCCAGCAGATCATGTTTGACGCAGAGTTCAAAGACTCCGGAGACTCTGTCCTCTAAAAGATCTCGTGCACGTTTTAGAGTTCCCTCGTGTGAAGGACGCTGTgtttctgtatatatttcatcGCAGCGTCTTACAAAGCGAGAGTTTTCTATGTGTTGTATATTCTCTCTTTTATCTGAATGTTTAAAGCTAAGATCCAGGTTTTGGTCCTTCTTTTGTAAAAGGACACTATTGAGAATGGATTAAACGTCATTGTGCTgatcttctgtgtgtgtgtgtgtgtgtgtgtgtgtgacggagaGTTGATGAAGGACGATGGTTTCTCACGCGCACATGAATTATATAACCGTGCTAGCCGTCAAGTCAAGCATTTGATATCATCAACCAGGCCTCTGCCGTACAGAGTATGCAAATCAGAATCAGAGTTAGCTTCATgcactttgtgtttttaagactaaagagaaaaaaagaacaataaatgaCACGCAGTCTTGGAACTGAAAAGCAGCTCTGTCTTTATAACTCTTGGACTGATAAGGTCGCTAATAAACATGATAGTAATGATGTATTTGCTGCTGTGAgcatacaggtggagctggggaaggaggAGGGCTTCTGAAGTCTTCTATGGCTACAGcaaacactgttttaatgttGAGAAGCAAACTCACTGTGTCACTGGATCATGAAACTGCTCCGTCTAGAGTTTCATGCCAGAAGTTTGTATTTAGACCAGTTTAACACGGTTTTTAGTCGAAAGAACAGTGCGTGAATCAATAGGGTTCACTTTAGCTGGACGTTTCAGACTTTTGCACGTTTACTTCATTTACTTGCATCAGATTAGAAAGACCTTATCTATTGTGTAATATGCTACTAGTTTAGAAAGCACGTTTGCCAGATATATGAACTGGATGAGCTGGACAGAACCTTCCTGCAACCCTCCTGCAACGCTACATTAAATTGCAAGACAAGTTTGATCCTCTTTATAAACTAAAGACGGGTCTgagaataaaacacaatatttataacGTGTAGACTCGTACTCCAGTGCAGAGCTGAGTTATTACAGACTGCAGCCTAACTAGCACTTTTTGGATCATTATAACAATGGTATTGatatgaagaagaaaaagaggaaatatGTTTGAAGTGCATTAAACACAAAGTTAGCTGAATCTGGATTAATGGAAGAACTGCAGTGGGTttacaaaatgtcaaataaattattttaaaataaaaacgatatttcatttgtttatgtgAAAGGTTTGGTTTTCCATAACCAACAATTAGTGAAGATATGATGAAGACAATATTTCACGGGTATGGCCTACATCAGAATATAATATAGTCTAATCCAGTTATAAGTTATTCATTCTTTGGAGACACTTTATGTGTATTCATTCACATCAGCGGGCCATGGCAGGAATATGTTAACAAATGTATCAGTGGCCTAATAAAAAGGAATTATGTGATTATTAGTGTCACACttcatttattgcaatttttttggaaatgacaCTGTGATGCTAATTcaactttatttcaatattcaaacattttattatttcaaaacattttattattttaaaacttagaGTATCAGAAGAAAAACGTTGATTCTCGTGATCTTCAGCGTCCTTCGCGTTCTTGTCGTTTCTGTTTGTGACGCGACGCTCCGCTTAGTCCCGCCCACGGCGGAATCCGATTGGTCCAGAATCCCGCCATGACGTCCCGCTTCTGCGGAGGACGCGCGTGCGTGTCGCGCACTTCTGACGCGACGGCGTGCGGTTCCGTTCGACGCGCGTCTCGGCAGCGCGTCAATAAACTCAATGGCCGTGACCGAGAAACTGATCCAGAGCGTCCACGCTTACCCGGTGCTTTATAACGTGTCGCTGCACGATTATCGCAGCGCGGAGCGGCGCGTGAAAGCGTGGAGGGAGGTCGCCGCGTCCGTCGGTCTCTCCGGTCAGTGCGTCGACGTCACGCGCGTCGTTTTCGTGAAAAGTGTGACTGTTTTTCTGCGGACTTTAGAGATCTAATAACATTACACCGCTAGAGACGCGACGAACTAGAACGCGTCCGTCTGAATCAAAGCGTTCGGATTCGACGCGGCGGAACGAAGTTAACGGAGTCCGTTCAAGACGCGTTCTCGTTCTTTTGAATGAGATTTCAACTTTCTGAACGCGAGAACGCGACGCAATAAAGTGTGGCGCGTCACGAACACTCGACTAAGAATATAATCCAGTCATATTAAGAGTTCCGAGTCAAAGGACAGCATTCTGAGGATGcagagatatagatatatacttcatgctgcttttcttctttatttgacTCGAACTCATTCGGTTTGATCTGTTTGTTGACTTGACCCTGCAACACTTTATTCGTTTTATAACtctgtttcacacacactcactctttcaCTCACAAACTCATTCTCTCACATTCACTCTTTTACTCTCataccatcacacacacacttttttcactcattcacactctcacacacacacacacacacactctttcactcatacactctctctcacacccaCTTcatcactctctcacactcacacactcttacTCTCACattcactctcactcactctatCTCACTCTATCACTCccttacacactcacacactatcACTCTCCATTTCTcattcactctcacacactttctcacaaaCTCACTTTAtcactctctcttacacactctcacactctatCACTCTCcatctcacactcactctcacactatcacacactcactctatcacacacactctcattctcacacacactttctcactctctgtcacactctctctctcacacacacacacacactctttctctcatacattcacactcacacacacacactcttactcaCGCACTCaattacactcacacactcactttcactcactctcacacactatcactctctcacacacactttttcacactctctcattctcaaacacacactttctcactctctcacacactctctcacactctctctctctctcacacactcactctatcactctctctctctctctctctccctctctctgacgGCGGTGTTTTGCTCCTCAGTGGTGGAGTGCAAGCGGCGCTGGAAGACGATCAGGGACCGGTACATCCGCGAGCGGAGGCTGTGTCAGCTGCGGAGGGAAGAAGGCGGCCGGAGGCTTCATTTCTGGCCACACAGAGAAAGCCTGTCGTTTCTGGACGCTCACGTCAGGAAGAGGAAGCGTCTCGGTGAGCAGCCGGACGACTCTCTGGACGAGTCCAGCGGCGGAGACTCCAAGCCCGGCTCGGACACGGTCCAGGAGCGTCCGCTCAAAGCTCTGTCCATCGTCAAGCCGGTGACCCAGCTGCTGCTGACCGGTCTGCCTCCGGGCCTGAAGCTGCCCCAGCCGCCCGCTCCGAGCCCAGCGCCGCCGGCCGTCACCGGAGAGATCGACGGCAAGACGGAGAAAGACAAGGAGAAGGCCTTCGACGAGGACGAGCTGTTTCTCCTGAGCTACGTCCCTGCCCTCAAAAGACTGACGCCGCAGAAAAGAGCCGCCGTCAAGATGCAGATCCAGCAGATCATGTTTGACGCAGAGTTCAAAGAGCAGCTCTGACCCCGGATGTGCTTCCTTTAGTCACGTACCGCCACAAGAACTAGCTCTTCAGCTTTTTCAAACgcaacatttctttctttttaagaggtctcttcttcttctcaccaagtctgcatttatttgatccaaaatacagcaaagctgtaaaaaaaaattaaaagtttctaTGAATGCATGTTTCcgccactaaataaaaaaataggttgtgactttttttctcaaaatcttatataaagtcagaatattGTCTTTTATGGATTAATGAAAAGTAGTGCTGACTAatgatttattgtgattaattataTCCAAAATAATAGCTTTCTTTTACATAaagtgtgtgttatgtgtataaACATAAAGTACatctatatattcatataatttacattaaatgatcatatatttaatgcaaacctaattttataaaatatacacatgcatatatgtatttatataaacataaaccaatttgaatatgattaatcacgataaaacaaaaaaagggacATTTGAAAAGTCTAAAGACTGCATTGATGCtttcatgaagaacctttatcCTCCGTGGAACATTTCTGTTCTTTAGAGTACGAAAATATTCTTTAAACCaccatgaaaagaaaaactggTTCTTTAAAGGCTTTCTGATGCTGTTAATGATCTCAAATGACATAAATGTGAGATAATAAGACAAGCGGAAGCAGAGCTTTCTGGTCCAGATCTCACCGAGGAACGTTTCTTCAACAAGCTgaactttctttgtttttttatccaCGAGCGTGAAGAAACACAAGATCTGAGATGATCGGCCCGCGCTGGAACTGAACGAGAGAAACAGGAAAAGGCCCTCAATCTCAATCCAGCAGAACCTGAGCGAGTCTGTTTATTTGTATCTGCTTTTGATCCTCCTTATCCGTCTGGCTTAAGACAGATTTTGAAAATCCATTAATTCCTTGATGAAAACCACATATAGACGGATGTGTATGATTACAAAGGATTTGTTGGGAATGAATGGAGCGTGTACAATAGCCTCGTCTTTTATCAAAAATGAGATAAGACGGAGTCAAGTGTTTCTGCTCCTCACTCATGAAATTAAGATCCTGAATCATAATCTATAAATCCCGTTCACACCGAGTGGTGTTTCATCATTAACCCTCTGGTGTCCTTCATCTCGGCCTCAAAAGTGACCAGAAACCTGAAATACAACTCTTTTCCAGTAAAATCAATTGAATGTATTTCtcttcaataatattttttgtcttttgagagAATTTCACGACactaatgtatgtgtgtgcaataATCACCATCAGCTTTTCCcaattaaaaggtttttttttagtttttaattacgGCGGTAgactctttcattttaaaatagatagaGTGTTTTTAAAAGCCAGTGTTTTATTGTCAGATTAGTGCCATCTGCTGGGAGTAGAAGACCTCTGCAGGCCAGGGTTTAGATTTAGATTCTCTAAGACAGCGTTTCTTAAGATTTAGGTTTTTATGttggtttaaaatattatcaaacctgaacacaaataaaagacaatttaatgtgtgtgtgtgtgtgtgtgtgtgtgtgtgtgtgtgtgtgtgtgtgtgtgtgtgtgtgtgtgtgtgtgtgtgtgtgtgtgtgtgtgtgtgtgtgtgagagtgtgtgtgtgtgtgtgtgtgtgtgtgtgtgtgtgtgtgtctgtgtgtgtgtgtgtgtgtgtgtgtgtgtgtgtgtgtgtgtgtgtgtgtgtgtgtgtgtgtgtgtgtgtgtgtgtgtgagagtgtgtgtgtgtgtgtgtgtgtgtgtgtgtgtgtgtgtgtgtgtgtgtgtgtgtgtgtgtgtgtgtgtgtgtgtgtgtgtgtgtgtgtgtgtgtgtgtgtgtgtgtgtgtgtgtgtgtgtgtgtgtgtgtgtgtgtgtgtgtgtgtgtgtgtgtgtgtgtgtgtgtgtgtgtgtgtgtgtgtgtgtgtgtgtgtgtgtgtgtgtgtgtgtgtgtgtgtgtgtgtgtgtgtgtgtgtgtgtgtgtgtgtgtgtgtgtgtgtgtgtgtgtgtgtgtgtgtgtgtgtgtgtgtgtgtgtgtgtgtgtgtgtgtgtgtgtgtgtgtgtgtgtgtgtgtgtgtgtgtgtgtgtgtgtgtgtgtgtgtgtgtgtgtgtgtgtgtgtgtgtgtgtgtgtgtgtgtgtgtgtgtgtgtgtgtgtgtgtgtgtgagtgtgtgtgtgtgtgtgtgtgtgtgtgtgtgtctgtgtgtgtgtgtgtgtgtgatctagtttctgtcttttattaatCATGTGATTATGGATTATCGTGTGTTCAGTGCTCTTATAAGTTTAATTCTGTTCAGGGTTCCTCGTCCGGTCTCGTCAGTTAAGATTTCTATCTCTTATTAAAACCCTGTTTATTGTTAACGTTCATCTTTAGGGTTCCTCCCATCACCACGGCGTGAAAACATTACGATTCCTAAAACACTCGGTTCTATTGCTGGgtaaatattcacaaaatttatatttaactatatatatatatatatatatatatatatatatatatatatatatatatatatatatatatatatatatatatttttttttttttttttttgtattattattatttattattattattattataatttttattatttaattttattattattattattattattattattatttaaacagtttgggtttgaaaatctaaatactaaattatacatgacaaaaaaagactttttcatttcaattgtaATTGAATATggcttgttttgtcattttaaatctatttttggttgttgtgtttttattttttcctccgTATAGCATGTATCTATTTTCTTTCAGTTTAGCAGTTAGCTTCCTCGGCAGCCAGCTAAAAGTCTTGGTAGCGCTGTAATACCgttacagttttattaatactattttctatttcaaatttagctcgatgttttttttttcatctccaATTTCTGTTAATAAGGCCGAAGAGAAGGTGTTGTGAGCGAGGGTTAAACAGGTGGGATATGAAGTAAATCTCATGCAAATGCACGAGCGGCAAATCCGATCCTCTCAGAGACCTTCATGCTCTCCGCCGACATCCAGCAGAATCAAAGCACATAATGCCGTGCATTTATCTTTGAGCACAACAATGAGGCTTTCTGCCTCTCTGTACATCTCATTTGATACAGTGAAATCTGATTTCTTGTCAGCTAAAGCCAGATTACCTCAATCTCCAGCGCTCACTAACACCTTCACAAAACTGCCCAGATTAGCCGGGATTTTTCAgccactttaaacattttttccccgGCTGTATAGAGGGATTACGTTTTGTCTCCTCGCTTTTAATCTATTTGGTAAATGGGGGTTTGACACAGACAGGAGAGCGATCCGGCTCTATATGAGCGTTCTGCTCTGAACCCGATGCCATTCTGGCTCAGAAGCGGCTGCGAAAGCCATGGACAAGAAGAGCTCTGCCTTCACCATCGAGCGCATTCTGAGCGCGGAGAGCTTGGAGAAGCCCTCGGGCCCCGGAGCCTGCGAGGAGCAAGGGGCCCCTGAATCAGAGGCGGTGGATCAGACGGACGTCCGGTCGAGCTGCTGCTTCTGTTCACGCTGCGGAGAGATCCTGAACACGGCGGCGAGATCCATGAACACGGAAGGAAGTGAAACGCCGTAAGTGCTCTTCGGCATTGAGATTAACGTGAAGGAACTATCATCgggatattattatattttaactaatgACAACTATTTgtgttgtgcatttttttcccatttatactagtatatatatatatatatatatatatatatatatatatatatatatatatatctagctttttattaatttatttttagttttatttatttttacgcaTTAAgtataatagaataaaatagaattaaaaaaagcattttattttatttctgtatatttttatattattttaagtcgttgaattgtttttatgtcttattttagtgttatttgagttttaacatttgaagtcatttttttttcggtttagtaatttttgtttgtgtcattttgtaatttatagtaGATTATATTTggtatatgtttacatttttcatttcttaaattcatttgtattttatacttGGTTATTTTCATAAGCAGAAATAttgtggcagaaaaaaaaaaaatataaataaatatatatatatatatatatatatatatatatatatatatatatatatatatatatatatatatatatatatatatatatatatatatatatatatatattatttttgcaacaATATTTCTGCTTATGAAAATAACC
This genomic interval from Puntigrus tetrazona isolate hp1 chromosome 5, ASM1883169v1, whole genome shotgun sequence contains the following:
- the LOC122345385 gene encoding uncharacterized protein LOC122345385, whose product is RPASAEDARACRALLTRRRAVPFDARLGSASINSMAVTEKLIQSVHAYPVLYNVSLHDYRSAERRVKAWREVAASVGLSVVECKRRWKTIRDRYIRERRLCQLRREEGGRRLHFWPHRESLSFLDAHVRKRKRLGEQPDDSLDESSGGDSKPGSDTVQERPLKALSIVKPVTQLLLTGLPPGLKLPQPPAPSPAPPAVTGEIDGKTEKDKEKAFDEDELFLLSYVPALKRLTPQKRAAVKMQIQQIMFDAEFKEQL